The segment CTTAAACTGGCGTACAAAAACTCCAAGAGGGAACCGGAAGTGCAGAAATGCCGATTAGCCGGGCCCTAAAGGATACTAACGTGAACTCTTGAATCACTATTCCCACGGGGTGGCGACAGAAGCTAACGTTAAGGTTCTCAGGTTTGGTGTGTTGTCTAAAATACTCCCGTTTAATGTAGTCTGCGTATTAAGATATTTGCATTCGGCGTGGTTTAAATGgcgctcttcttctcctctcagtgTTTGATAACGTGTGGTTCCACCGTGTAATGTTAATTAACGTAAGTATTTTTGCTAACACGTGGTTACCAATTTAGCGACATAGCTTCCCTAGCTAGGAACTCGTTGCTGTGACTTTACCTGAGTACAACGCTTGAGATGCTTTTACATTAGCTAGTTGAGTATTTAGAAATGGCGCTTACATACATCAGGGCAACCTTTGACTTTAGTGTGCATTTTGACAAtttcttgcattttttttttgcaagtctCAAGGAAATATGGAACTATCGGTTATGTGCATGAATTCATTCGTTAATGTTAATTTCTAAAATAGAAACATATTCTGCACAATTCGTTCTTTTACCTCAAATCTTTTAAAAGAGTACAAGTTAATACTTGTACTTGAACCAATATAGAATTTTTAACCAAGCATTTTTTTCACAGAGCAGTGTTTCTAAATGTCTCTCAGAAAGTCAACACCTCGTGTGAAGGAAAAAGCATCATATGTTTGTAAGTGCACCATTTCAAATAGATTTGAGTTTATTAGACATGATTAACAACATTCTTATGGTTTTAGGTTTCACAGTTAAAAATATTCTGTGTTTGACCTTAACTGGTCTGATCAATAACGATTTAAGTAgttcattaaataaatgtataatgatTTTGCAAAATGACCCCAACCTTAAAGATACACGCTTGGTAGCCATAATCCACTCCGGTTAGTCATCGTGTCAAACAGAACCCACAAGTGCTTTCCTCCCGCGTAGCGAATGTCGGTGTTGTGGACGGCGAAGGTGCTGGGCCTGGGTGCCGTGGCTCTTTCTCTCGCCGTGGAGCTGCTCGTCCGCCTCCTCCGTCGCCTCGGGCCCTCCGGGACCCTCAACGAGGTCCTCTTCTTTCCCTCGGAGGTGGCCTGCGTGGAGCACCTCTTCTCTTCCCTGTCGGCCGGGTGAGCGAAACGTTATCGTTGcaacaagttttaaaaaaagcaaaagagctTTGTGTTTTCCTCTGGGCCGCTGTGCAGTTATGGGGGCCGCTAATGCAAAACACTCACAGGCCATCGGTAAGTTTAGTCAGTGCCATAACCATTCCTTATCCcgcttatttttatttgttttacctACTGAATTTCTTTTCCACATGAAATAATACTTACATGTTATTTGCATTTCTGCCAACTTGAAATCTGCATTATTTTTGCTTGCATAAAATTGTTGAAATCGCCACATTTGGATTCCTTACTTTCCGCCCGATTTGACTGTGCAAATGGAAAAATCATGCAAGGCATTTAGGTCACTCTGCTGAAGATCAGCTGATAATGTGACAATAAACACTTGGACTTTGTCTCCCCCAGTTCCTGTGTCTGCCCGTTGCGTCACGGCATCGAGACTTCTCTGTCCCGTCTCCTCCGCCACATCatgtccgcctcctcctctctggactTGTGCGTCTTCGCCTTCTCcaacgccaacctgtgccgggCCGTGCTCACGCTGCACGCGAAGGGGGTCACCGTCCGCGTCCTCACCGACAAGGACTACGCCATCATCACTGGCTCCCAGATAGGGGTCCTCCGGAAGGCCGGTGAGAGACACAAATCACTTCAACCTTTCATAAAATCACTTTGCAGTATATATACTACGTGACTTTAACGATCACTGCAACCACAACAATTACACAAAAACGGGGAACCATTCGCTCTCAGCACCCCAGAGAAATAAAAGTCACCCTAAAACTCCATGAGGTctttatgttatgttattattTCTTGTGGATCCTGGTCTcgctgaaaaaaaataatctgcgTTTTCTGGATAATCATTGTCAGTGAGTCCCATGGGCTTCCTTTTTTGGGGAATGGAGACCCGATCGAAAACAGAGGTTTCCACAGCGAGCCCTCCTATGAGTCGGAGCCGTCACACTCTGAAAGCTCTGGAAAATGTTTgtgtctcactttctctctcagcCCTCCGCATTTAATACATTAGCGCCACTGTATACTGTCAAGTAAGAAATTGGCAAGGCGGGCAGCGAGTTTCATTAGGCAAAGTGTTTCTACAGTGTGTCGAGGGAGCCGCTTTGGCACAAGGGACAATCCACTGCAGTTTCAATGATGAATGTTTGGTCTACattcaatttaatattttaataaaggtATAATTTTATGGTCCTCAAATAACTGAAAGTGACTGGTTTACTATCGCCAGTCTTATTTTGTCCAAAGGCTGAGTCCTGGGGTCACAACTGGAAAGATtcctgaaaaaaagatttctaaAAAGCCAAAAGAGGCCTTTCATGCAGAGCGATTAAGGGGGGTCATGGGGATCCGTTCCTCTGCAAGAGTAATGGActgttaaaaacacattttaataattgtttttcagcttctttaaaaagcctttgacttccccccccccgcccccctcaacAGAGGATTTGCATGTCTAAAGTCTACGGCATAAAATATGTATCAAGTAATCAATAATGAACATTCATAACCAAATCAGCCCAGGTTTTAGATTTTACAGCTTATTTATAGGTTTTTCAATCTTAATGATTTCTTCTGTTAAgtctggagaagaaaaaataaatctgtgtcTTATGGTTCTATGGTGAGGATGAAAACGTTCATGCAACCTTAATAAATGAAACGATGTTGCCGTGTGGTTGAGTAGTGAAATGCTGAGGTTTAAAGGCATTCTGCGTATTCCACGGCTTCTCGCGTTCAGGTCGAAACCCGTTCTTTCAATGTCTTCACACAAAGCAGGCCGTGTAGTAGCTCCACGTTCTCcaccctctgctccccccccccccccatcagggaTCTGTGCGCGGTGCGACTCCAGCTGCGTTCACATGCATCACAAGTTCGCGCTGGTGGACGGCCGGCTGCTGCTCACCGGCTCCCTCAACTGGACGCTGACGGCGGTGCAGAGCAACACGGAGAACGTGCTGGTCACCGAGGAGCCGGACCTGGTGCGACCCTTTGTCGAGGAGTTCCACAGGTTGTGGGAAAGCAACGACGTGGCCATGGACCTCTGGTCAGGTGACCAAAAGTCTGACACCAGATCCAGCGACGGAGGTAGAAAGCATGCGTGTTAAGTCTGGCAAGGCATTATGGGCCGCAGCTCATTGGTAGTGTTGTCGTTCAAGATGATTCAAGTTTCATGGCagttttagaaaagaaaaaaacgtatcTGAAGAGTTGTCTAATAAACCAGAGTCTGCAGTTAAGAAAACATGTTTGATTTAGTTAGAACAGGACTAAGATTATTTTAGTCAAGTTAATATTTGTTATACGGttacactgtttttaaagttttccccagaaaagttattttaatttctttaagGTTATAATGTAATATCTATTACATGATACTTTTTCTCCCTTGGGAAGAAGTAGATTATCTATGGTACTTACAAATTTGAGTTTAATACCTTTTATAAATTTAATAAAATACTAAAACCATCACCCAGTCTATGACTCAACTCTAAAATTCCCTGGCTGTGTAAACCAGTGCTCTCAGGGACCAGGTTTGGCCGAGCACCAataaaaaaccctgtttcaCAATGCACTTCTGGCAGGTCTGTTGCATCACTGCCCTGCAGCcagagttttgttttctctcttgcaCCAACATGATTTTCTTTCACTCGGGTGTTAATACAAAAAACGTGCTAGCACTCTCAATGCTTAACAATACCATCCTTTTGAGgtttgcaaaaaacaacaacaacataaaaccAAGTGGAGCGGCTGTGTCCTGGCCATGATTAATGTGCCTGCGTGCATGAATCCTCTGCTGCTCCCAGTAAGGATGATGCTGGTTGATGGGGGGGCCAGGACCACTTAGATTTAGTCAAGACTTACTTCAGCTATTTGCATTTCCTCGTGGGGAAAAAGGGAACGTTTGACTTCACGTATCAGCTGCAGTATTTCCTCCACGGTGTAAGAGTGATCCATTCAGCTAAGAGGCATGCGGTTTAGATGCGTTACCAGTGCG is part of the Pungitius pungitius chromosome 9, fPunPun2.1, whole genome shotgun sequence genome and harbors:
- the pld6 gene encoding mitochondrial cardiolipin hydrolase, coding for MLINRMSVLWTAKVLGLGAVALSLAVELLVRLLRRLGPSGTLNEVLFFPSEVACVEHLFSSLSAGSCVCPLRHGIETSLSRLLRHIMSASSSLDLCVFAFSNANLCRAVLTLHAKGVTVRVLTDKDYAIITGSQIGVLRKAGICARCDSSCVHMHHKFALVDGRLLLTGSLNWTLTAVQSNTENVLVTEEPDLVRPFVEEFHRLWESNDVAMDLWSGDQKSDTRSSDGGRKHAC